The genomic window TGCGAATAGCGTCGTGAACCGCGCGCTGGATCCGGTGTACTCGGTGGAGCGCCAGCGCGAAGGCCTCAACCTGTGTGCCGCCCAGGTGGCGGAGAGCGCGGCCCAGATCCAGGCGAAACTCGGGGCGGCCCAAGACGGGCGGCTCGCGGCTGGTGACGTGACCGTCCTCGAACGGACACTGCGCGAGACCCAGAGGGCCGCCGACGATGTGCAGACGGCTCTGGATGAGCTGACTCGTGCGCAACCGGCCGTGAAGGCGGCGGCCGAAGCGGCGGAGGAAGCCACGGGCTACGTGGACCGGATCATGAACGGCGACCGGACCGCAGCCACGGCCCAGAGGGCCCAGCTTGCGGCCCAACTGACGGAGGCGCGGGCACTGACGGCCCTGGCAGCTACCGCCAAGGCCAAGCAAGTGGTCGACCGGGCAACACTGCGTTCGCTGATCTCACGGGTGAACCTTGCCGCGACCGGCGTCGATCCTGTCCTGCGCCCGAGTCTGGACGGCATGGTGGCCCACTTCACGATGCAGCGTCCTGAACTCGTGGCCAAGCTGCGCGGCGAAGGTGTGGGGTATGGTGAGATGGCGCTGATCCTGACCGCCGCCTACAGCAACAACACCAAGCCGGCCGACCTGATGTCGCTGGCCGGTGGTGCTCGCAGTCTCGTCGACCAGATCAACTCGGCGGGCGCGCGCACCGACGGCGCGCTCGTGGTGCTCAAGTACCTGGCCCGCGCGGTCGAGTACGAGACAAAGTCCAGCTCCTAAGTGGCCGGTGTGCTAAGCCACAAGAGGCAGTCCTGCGCTTCCCGCGGACGGGGGTAGCTGCCTGTGCGTGCATCCAAGTTCGACACCTCAAGCGGTTCTTCACGGGTGTCCATGGACACCTTCCTTATGGGCGAGGCGAGATCTGACATGTCATCTTCCGTCGTCTTCGACTTCCACATGCACACCTTTCTCAGCGACGGTGCTCTGCTGCCGATCGAGTTGATCCGCCGCTGCATCGTCCACGGCTACGCAGGGATGGCCATCGCAGATCACGCGAGTGCCAGCACCCTCGAGCGCGTGATCACCGAGGGCGCACGCGACTGTGCCCTCGCCCGCAAGCACTGGGACTTCGAGGTGTACCCGGGCGTGGAGTTGACCCATGTGCCGGCGACGGCCATCGCCGAACTGGCCGCCCAGGCCAAGGCTGCCGGTGCTGCTCTGGTGGTTGTTCACGGCGAGTCGCCGGTCGAGCCCGTCCAGCCCGGCACGAACCTGGCCGCGGCCCAGTGTCCGGAGGTCGATGTGCTGGCCCATCCGGGGCTGCTGACGCCGGAGGTTGCCAAAGCGGCTCGTGAGAACGGTGTCATGATCGAGCTGACCTCTCGACAGGGTCACGGGATGGCCAACGGTCTCGTCGCCCAGGTCGCGCTCGCGGCCGGCGCCTCGATGGTCGTCAATAGTGACACGCATCGCCCCGAGGACATCCTAACCCCGCAGTGGGCCGAGCACGTCGCCCGCTGCAGCGGGGTTTCACCCGAGATGCTCGAGACGATTCTGGACACGAACCCCCGAGCGCTGCTGGCCCGTGCACGCTCTCGCATGACTTCCGAGGAGACCCAATGAGTCGCCTGACCCGACGCGGGCCCAGCAGCATCGACTCCGAGTCGTCTACCGGCCGCGCACAGCCCTGTGGCAGTTGGCTGCGCTGCGCTCGCCTGTTGTGTCTTGCGCTCGTGGCAATGGTGCCGGTGCTGAGTGTCGGTGGCTGCGCGCGGGGTGAGGGCACGACCTTGCCCCAGTCGGTGATGGACGTGTGGGTTCAGTTCCGGGGCCCGGTGGAGGATTCGGCCTACTACTTCCTGGCCCTCAACAAGAACCCCAACTTCAGCACACGTATTCCCGTCCCCGTCGCTACGGGGCCCTTCTGGGGCAACGGCTGGGGCACCGGGTCGATGACCCATTTTCTGGAGTACCGCCTGGGGCAGTACGAGTTCTACTCGACCAATCTGACGATCGTGCTGCGCCAGGCAGGCGGCGGTATTCTGGCTGCCGGCGGCACTCCGAGCGGAGCCGACGCCGGTCGCTATGACCTCACCGTGGGAGCCCCGGTTCCCGGCGTCGCTTCCCTGAGCGGCACCGGGATGATCAGCGGCGTGAACAACGCCTCGGGGCAGACGGCCGGGAGCATCACAGTCAGCACCGATGCAGCGGGCAAGACCATCGCCGGGAGCGTTGTGTACACCCCGGCCGCAGGTTCGACGACGCTCACGCCAACTCAACAAGCACAGATTGCCGGTCTGAACGCCGGTGGCGTCGCGCTGCAAACGACCTCGCTGGACAGCTTCGGACTGGTTCTCACGCTGGCTTCCGCGACGGCCGGGGCGCAGACGATCACCGTCGCACCGACGACGGCGACGGTCAGTGTGACCTTCGTTCCGATGGCACCGGCGCCGGCGGTTCAGAGCACCGCCTCACTGCGGGCAAACTCGACCGCCGCCACCAGTACGCCGCCGATTCCGGGTGCCACGATCACCACGGGCGATCTGGTCTACGGTGGGACGGCGCGCATCGATACCGAGATCTCACAGTCGCCGCAGCTCCTTGGCCCTCCCTTCGCCTACACTATTCCGGCAGGGGCTAACAGCCTGCGAGCGACGATTGACCTCTCCGAGTTCGGCTCGGGGCTGACGGACCTCGGTTTCAACGTGATCGCAACCACCGAACTGATCTACGACCCGAGCGTGACGGACCCCGCGCAGCACTGCTACGATGCCCTGGGGCCGCTGGGCAACGACGCCGTGACCTTCAGCACCAGCGAGTATCGGACGTACTCCAACGCGGACAGCTTCGTCACCGAAGGGGCCAATGACTCGACGCTGCGCGGGAACGTGACAGAGGCCCAGCGAGCCGCCGTCGACATTACCGACTGGTCGATCACCCTCCGCCGCATCCGCTGATTGCGCCCATTCCGTCAGGGCCGACTGACCTGCAGGTGTTGCGGCCTGGTCGCCCTTGCCCTCAGAGGTTTGCTGCATGTGCCCCGCGATTCCCGAGGAGGCGCCGGTGGTTCGGGTCCGACGCGCCGGAGTGCATGATCTTCCCTCCGTGGTGCGGATCGAGCGCACCAGCTTTTCCGACCCGTGGCCTAGTTGGAGTCTGAAGGACGAGATGATGCGCCCCGACTCGGTCTTCCTGGTCGCCGAACTGGCCGGGGAGGTGATTGGCTATGCCGGGATGCGTTTCGCGCTTGATGAGGGGCACGTGGGGACGGTTGCCATCACTGAGGAGCACCGGGGTGAGGGCCTCGGTGAGGCGCTGATGCTGTGCATGCTGATCGAGGCAAGGGAGCACAAGCTCAACACCGTCTTTCTGGAGTACCGAGTAGGGAACAAGCCAGCCGCGAATCTGTATGCGAAGCTTGGGTACAAGCCCAACCGCCTCCGCCGGGGCTACTACGAGGACAACGGCGAGGATGCCGTCGAGGCAATCCTGCAGGAACTGCGCAGCCCCGAGCTACAGAGGCACCTGAATAGCCTGAGGAAGAGCTGGGAGAGCCGTCATGAGCGCCACCTTATCTGGGACCGATAGCCTGCTGCTGGGGATCGAGACTTCCTGCGACGAGACCGCCGCTGCCGTAGTGGAGGGCGGTCGGGTGATTCACTCCAACGTGATCGCCTCGCAGGTGGACATCCATGCCAGGTTCGGCGGTGTCGTGCCTGAGGTGGCCTCGCGCAAACATGCCGAGGTTATCAGCGCCGTGGTGGAGCAGGCGCTGGCGGAAGCCGGCCTTGGCTGGAAGGACCTCGCCGGGATCGGGGTGACTCACGGTCCTGGGCTGGTGGGCTCGCTCCTGGTGGGCGTTGCGGCGGCGAAGGGGTATGCACTCGCCACAGGCCTGCCGCTGATCGGGGTGAACCACGTTGAGGCCCACCTGCTTGCCAACTTCCTGCGCAAGCCCGAGGAGGAGCGCTCGCCGGCGCTGGACCTGTTCCCAAGCGTATGCCTGATCGTCTCGGGCGGGCATAGTGATCTGGTGCTGGTGAAGGGCCTGGGCAGCTACCAGGTCCTGGGTGCCACGCGGGATGACGCGGCCGGTGAGGCGATGGACAAGGCGGCGCGAGTCCTCGGCCTAGGCTATCCCGGCGGCCCGGCGATTGATCGATCGTCGCAGGAGGGCGACCGGACGGCCGTCAACTTCCCGCGTCCCGTGGTGCCCAACACCCTGGACTTCAGCTTCAGCGGCCTCAAGACAGCGCTGCTGCGCGAGGTGCAATCGCGCTACGGCAACGCAACCAAGGGCGGCGCCCAGGGCATCGACGCACCAACGCAGGAGATCGCCGACCTGGCAGCGAGCTTCCAGGAGGCTGTCGTGGATACGCTGACCCGCAACCTGATTGAGGCGGCGGCGCAGTATGGGGCCCGTCAGGTGATGCTGGCCGGAGGAGTGGCGGCGAACTCCAGACTGCGGGAGAAGGTGGGCCAGTGGAGCCAGCGTCACGGCGTTCCAGCGTGCTTCCCACCGCTGCGCCTCTGCACGGACAATGCGGCAATGGTGGGTGCAGCGGGGTTCTTCGGGGCGCAACGTCGTGGCTGGGACGACCTCGATCTTGACGTTTTTTCGGCCATGCCTATTACAGAACGGACCATGGCTTGAATGCCCAAGTATGTGGATGAGTCGGTGGAAAACCCCTCCCATCCTGTTGATTTCGGTGGAAAACTCGGGATTCGGGAGTGGGCGGAGGAGGGGCAAGCGCTCTGACGTGCGGTGGTTCCAGGGCTCGGAAAAGAAGGAAGGTATGCTGCGGCATGTGGGAAACTCAGGAGGGTTGCGCTGCAGTGTGGGGGCGCCAGACGGCGGTCTGCCGTTGGCGGGTCTTCCACACTAGCTTTCCTTCCACCCACAACCTTGAGGCTCCCATGATCAAGACGTAGCTGGGGTGTCCGGAGCCATCCGCTTCCCAGTAGAGCGCATACCCGTCGGTGCGGACGCCGTCGTCGCCGATGATCCCGCTGCCCTCGGTGCGGAAGGCGCCGTGTCCGGTCTCCCCGAGCTTCAGACCCATCCAGCCACGATCGCGGTGGGAGGAGGTCGATGGCGCCTGCGATCTGGGCCCTGTGGGTGAGAGCACTGTTAGGAAGCTCACCTGGTCGCGGTTGCGGGCCGTGGCCCTGAGTACGGTGTGGCGTTCCGGCTGCCCTTCGTGCAGGTAGTGGATCGCCTCGTCGGTGGTCAGTTCGTCGCCGCCGTCATGCGAGGAGTATAGCGAGATCGTCAGGGCGGCCTGCTCGCGGGTCACCCTGGCGGTGTTCTTCTCCACGACGAGGCGGCCCCCGGTGGTTCCGCCCGCGTTGAGATGCAACTGCCAGGTGAAGTCGTGGGGTCCTTGCCCGGCGAGCTGGCGGTCGAAGAGGAGGTAGTCCTTGCGGCTGGCGAAGATGACCGTGCGGTCGAAGATCGCCTGGTCGTGCATCCGCCGGACTCGCACGGCATCGACCTCGCGGTCGAGTATGCTGTCTGTGACCTGCGCCTCGACATCCACGGCCACGATGGCCCCGAGCGCGGTCTTGACCGGTGGGCCCTGATTGTCCATGAGGACCAGGTTGTGGGCCCGTCCCCCGCTCGTGTCCTGACGATGAGCCCAGCCTCCCCAGCCCGTATCCATCACAAGGGTCTCCGGTCCGCGGCAGAGCACCAGACTGGAGGAGTCCGGCTGCTCATAGACGCCGCCGGCGGAACGGGCTCGCCCATGCTCGGCCAGCAGGAGCAGGTAGTTGGCCGTCGGGCCCCAGTCGCTGCGCAAGACAACGTCGCCGGCAGCGCTGAGGACCTGACTGGGGTGTCCGCCCGGTTTGGCGGCCGGGGTTCCGTCATCGTAGAGGGCAAGTGCCTCGGGAAGCTGCTCGGCGGGTACCGTACCCCCCAGGTCGCTGGTCGCGGCGTCCCAGCTCAGAAGCTTCGACTTGGGCGCCAGTGCGGCCGCCAGGTAACTGCAGCTCGGCGTCGGCACAGAGCTGTCGAGAGCCGGGCGCAGGCTGTCGGGCATGCGGATGCGGGCTCCCCATTCGCAGGCCTGAAGTACGTCGCCGGTCAGCAGGTCCTCTCCCATTACCTGCTTGCTTGCGGCGAAGAAGGGCAGGTACAACTCAGCCGCCTCGAAGTGCCGGCCGGGCCCCTCGGCGTAGCCCCCATCTCGACAGATCTGGTGCTCGAAGGCGGCGGTTAGCTGGCGCCGTGCCCGCGTATACCAGGCACGCGGACCCGGTTGAGAGTGTAGGGGAGCCTCGCCGCGGATGGCCAGCGCGCACATTCCCAGGGCACAGGCCTGACGAACCTCGCGGGTATCGCCACCGGGGCTTGGCCAGACGTAGCGTTCACGGTAGAGGGTGCCCGCGAGTTCGTCGATGAACATCCGCATCTTGGTGTCGAGGGGTTGGTTGGAACGCAGGTGTGGCGCCATCAGATCGTAGGCCAGGGCGTAGTCAGCGGCGCCGGCCACGACCTCATCGAGCTCTCGCCACCTGCCGCCACAGGAGGGACGCTTCGCACGGACGAAGAGCCGCTCGACCTTCTCTGCGTAGCGCCGGTCTCCGGACAAGGAAAAGGCGAAGGCAAGCGCCTTCGCCCGGTGAGCAATCTCGATTTCACTAACCCTCGCACCTGTATCGATCGCATCGGCCTCGACGAGGAGTCTACGCTCCCAGGTCCGATAGGGTTCGCGATCCAGGCGTCCCCGCAGAACATCCACGTCGTCGCGACCAACCAATAAGGAGGGGTGCGTCTCGGTCGGCAAACCGGTCTTGGTGAGAGCAACCTGCCGACTTGCGAGAAGCAGCACAACCGCGAATAGGCAGAGCAGCACACCAAACAGGATCGTTCGGGTGCGCAGCCTCGGTCTGAGGTGGCGAATGTGTTCGTCGGAACTTGTATACATCGCAGCGCTCGCACACACCCTGTGCACGGCCCGGAAGCCCGGACGCTACCCCACAGCCACAGGTGCTGCACGCTAGATTGTCTGCATCAGGGGATCAGTTGCCGGCCACCGGAGGCCGGTTGCGCCTATCCCCAGCCACGGAAGGCGTTGATGTCCGCTCGGAACTCGTCGAACAGATAGCGGGAGTCATGCGGACCAGGTCCCGCCTCGGGATGGTACTGGACGGAGAAGATGGGCAACTCGCGGTGCCGCATGCCCTCCAGCGTGTTGTCGTTGAGGTTGGTGTGCGTCTGCTCCATCCCGGTGTCTTTGAGCGAGTCCAAGTCTACGCAGAAGCCGTGGTTCTGCGTGGTGATCTCGACACTGCCGGTCCTCAGGTTCATTACCGGGTGGTTTACACCCCGGTGTCCGAACTTCAGCTTGTAGGTGCGGCCGCCGAGGGCGAGAGCAAGAATCTGCTGGCCGAAACAGATGCCGAACAGCGGGACCTTGCCGACCAGCTCACGGGTCGCTTCGATGGCGTAGGTGATCGGGTCGGGATCGCCCGGTCCATTCGAGACGACGACGCCGTCGGGATCCAGGTCAAGGATCTCGGAGGCCGAAGTCTTCGCCGGGGCCACGATCACCTGGAACCCGTGGCTGTAGAGCTGGCGTAGGATGTTCTGCTTGACCCCGAGGTCGATGATGACGACGCGAGGTCGCACGTCTTCGTGTGACCAGGTGCGCTGCTCGTGGTCCGCGCCCATTCCCAAGGCGAGTCGTGGAGCCTCAGGGTGGAACTCCCGGTAGCCTTCCTTGCCCCACTCGCGGACACGCTCGCAGGTGACGTCCTGGGCGAGGTCGAGGTTGACGATCTTCGGCGCCTGGCGAGCCTTCTCAGTCAGGCTGTCCGGATCAAGGTCAACCGTGGAGAGCACACCGATCTTGGCCCCGTGGGTCCGCAGGTGCTTAGTGAGCATCCGCGTGTCGATGCCCTCTATGCCAAGGATGTTGTTCTCGCGCAGGTAGTCGCCCAGACTCTGGGTGCTGCGCCAATTGCTGGGGATCTCGCAGGCCTCGCGAACCACAAAGCCCTCGACCCACGGGCGCCAGGACTCGACGTCTGCGAGGTTGACCCCGTAGTTCCCCATCTGCGTGTAAGTCATGGTTACGATCTGGCCCCGATAGGAGGGGTCGGTGAGAACTTCCTGATAGCCGGTCATGCCCGTGTTGAACACGACCTCGCCGCTGTTCTCACCCTCGGCGCCGAAGGAGGTGCCTTCGAACACCGTCCCGTCTTCGAGAGCCAGCAATGCCGGCTTACGCACTTGACGATCGCCTCACTCGTACCTGACCGCGCTTGCAGCCCTCACCCGACAATGGCTGCGTGTGCCCGACTGAAGGGACGCTCAATCATGCAGACACCAAGCTACCCCGGCCCAACTTACATCCACTGCGCCACGGCTGCCTGCGTCTTTCTGTATGAACCTGCCAACGCGTAGAATGTCACAATTATAGTCGCCCCTGGAGCCCCGTGCAAGCGGAGCCTTGGTCGCATAAGGGGCAAAATCGCAGGGCTACTCACTCATCGCCCTATACTGCAAGAGTCTGGTCACCGTCGTTCGTTACTAGCCGCCCACCGACACAGACTCCCCAGCTTCTGCCTCGCAGTCGCCTGCCTGCGAAGGGCGTATTGCGACCCTTCGAGCGGAAGCTGGAGGGGTCGACAACCCACTCCTTGTCGGGGTCCAGAAGGGTGAGGTCGGCGGCGGCGCCGACCTGCAAGACCCCGAGCGGGAGACCCTCTGCAGACCGAAGGCCGAAGAGGCGTGCCGGGTTGCAGGTCATCAGGGCCAGGGCCGCCGGAAGCGTCATGTCCCCGGTGTGCACCAGCTCCGTGAGGGTCACTCCCAGCGCCGTCTCAAGGCCGACGATCCCCCAGGGCGCCTCCTGAAGCCCCTTACCCTTCTCCTCGGAGCTGTGGGGAGCATGGTCGGTGGCGATGATCTGGATCGTGCCGTCGAGGATTGCCTGGCGGACCGCCCGTCGGTCCCGCTCGGTGCGCAAAGGCGGGTTCATCTTGGCGTTGGCCCCCTGCTCGCGGACGGCCTCTTCAGTGAGGGCGAAGTAGTGGGGCGCGGTTTCGACGGACAAGTGCAGGGATGCCGCCTCGTCCCGCAGCCTTCGCACTTCCTGAACCAGGGCTTCGGTGCTTGCATGGGCCACGTGCAGCCGGAAGGGCTTGCCCTGGTCGGTGGCCGCCTGTGCCCAGAGACGCAACCCCAGAACCTCGGAGCGCGGGTCCTGCCCGGTTACACCGAGGTCGCGGCTGACGGCACCTGCGCTGATCGCTCCGTTGGCGCTCACCTGCTTGTCTTCGCAGTGGGCCACGAAGAGCGCCGAGGCTTCTGAGGCCTGCTTCACCGCCTCGGTGGCAACCTCCGGGCTCTGAATCGGCACCGCGTCATCTGAGATGGCGACGCAGCCCGCGGACAGGAGCCCGGCGAAGTCGGACAGCCGATCGGCTGAGCCATCGAGAGTCGCGCAACCGATAGGCAGCACGCGACAGCGGGCATCGGCGCTGATCCGGCCCAGCAGGTCGGCTACTCGCTTCGATCGGTCCACCGGCGGCGTGGTGTTCGGCATGCAGCAGAGGGTGGTAAAGCCTCCGGCGATCGCCGCTGCCGTGCCGGTCGCGATGGTCTCCTTGTGCTCCTGACCAGGCTCGCGCAGGTGGACGTGGACGTCGATGAGCCCGGGGCAGACGACCAGCCCGGTCACATCCACGGTATCCCAGTCGCCGGGCTCAGGCTGCGGACCGAGGCCGAGGATTCGGCCGTCGCTTAGCCAGCAGTCTGCGGCCTCAGTTCGACCGGTCGCAGGATCAACCAGTGTCGCGCCATGCAGGCACAGTCCCATTGAGCTTGCACCCTCAGCAGATCAGCGTTGTTGCGGTAGGTGCCGGCAGTCGGGACTGTGGGGGTAAGGTCCGGTCGCCGGCCCGGCACGAAAAGAGGCCTCCGGCTACAATGGAGGCCTCGTGTTCCTCGCGTCTGAGCGGGATGGGCAGTGCCCTACCCGCTGGTGATCTGGAGCATGCCGAGATAGACCTTGCCGACGGAGTTGCCGGTGATGACCACGCCGATGAGCTTCGCACCCGCTGCGCCGCCCTTGCCCTTGAGGTTGGCGAAGGGGACCTTGATCTCGCCCCAGTCGTTGTCCTTGGTCAGCGAGGACACCAGGAAGGAGCCGGCGTCCAACTGGCCCTTGTCGGTTACGAGGGCGATCCGTGCGCTCTCCAGGGGCTTGACCGGCTCGGAGGAGCCACGGCCCATGCCCATACCCATGCCGAAGCCCGGCATGAACATACCACCGGGCATGCCGGTAGCACCAGGCATCTGGGAGGGCATCTCCATGCTTCCGCCGGAGGAGCTACCACCCATACCGCCCATACCGGGCAGACCCGGAAGGCCGTAGTATTGGGCGTAGTTGGTGAGGTCCTTGGAGTTGCCGGGCAGGGCGCCCTGGTCCATTCCGCCGCCACCTTCGCCGCCCCCGCGCTGCCGTCGGCCACGCCGACCACCGAAACCGCCCTGGCCGCCACCGAAGCCACCCTGGCCGCCGCCGGGACCCATGCCCTGACCGCCACCAGGACCCATGCCCTGGCCGCCGCCAAAGCCGCCAAAGGGGCCGCCCATCCCGCCGCCACCGGAGACACCCGCCGAGGCTTCGAGCTTGACCCGCGCGATCAGGTAGCTGCGGGTCGGCGCGTTCAGGTAGGGAGCGAGGTCAAGGGCGGGCTCCACGCTCAGGTAGCCACCCTCATAGTACCCGCGGCTGTCGACCTCAATCGCTGCGGTGCTCTGGTAGTTGAAGCTCGAGGACACCTGGACCTTGCCGTTGCCCCAGGGGCTCAGCTTGCCCGCATCGGCCTTGCCCTGATACAGCACCGCTGTGTCGGCGAAGGCACAACAGGTCAGCACCGCAAGCATCGCCGTAACGAGGATGGATCGCATGATCGCTCTTGACGTCATGGCCTTCACCTCTGGGTCTCCAACGCATTGTGCGCCCGCACAGCGGGCGGCACCACCAAGACAGCCGATCGGACACGCACCCGACCGCTACATACGCCACTATTCGCCCTTCGCCTCATGAAGTCCTTCCGGTGCAGCCTCTGGTGCGTCACGGAAGGAACTCACAGGCGATGGCGCTTTGCACCAGCATACCTTCGAATGTTAGTCGGAGGCGCACTCCGTCGTCAAGCATGAGACCTCCAGCCACCAGTCGGGCGATGAGGTCCTTGTGACGCTGACGCAGGTCAACGCCGAAGCGTCGGGTCAGCTCCTGCGGTGCAATGCCCTCCGTGGTTCTCAAGCCGAGCATGACCGCCTCGCCGCAAGCCGTGTCCGGATCGAGGCGCTCGGAGTCGGCTACCAGGCCCCGTTGCTCCAGCGCCGCCGCCAGGTAGTCCGTCGCCTTCACCAGGTTACGGCGACGCTCGCCGGAGAGGTAACTGACCGCTCCGGCACCCAGGCCGACGTACTCGCCGTCGCGCCAGTAGAGGAGGTTGTGGCGGCACCGATGGCCAGGCTGCGCGTAGTTCGAGATCTCGTAGCGCTCATAGCCGGCTTCGGCCAGGGCGTCGACCGTCCACCTGATCCAGTCGGCCGCGTCCTCTTCCTCCGGCGTGGGCAGGAGACCGGCCTCCACCTGCTCACGCAGGGGCGTATCGGGCTCCAGAATCAGCCCGTAGACCGAGAGGTGGTTCGGCGACAGGGCCACGGCCTGGGTCAGCACGCTCTCCCACTGACTGGCGGTCTGGCCGGGCAGCCCGCGCATGAGGTCAAGGGACAGGTTGTCAAAGCCCGATTCGCGCGCTGCCGCAATAGCCTCTCGCGCTTCCGTACTGGTATGGACGCGGCCGAGGAGCCGCAGTTCAGTGTCGTCGAGCGACTGCACTCCCAGGCTCAGGCGATTGAAGCCCGCCTGACGCAGGAGACGCAAGGAAGCGAGGGCGACCGTTCCCGGGTTGGCCTCGACGGTGATCTCAGCGTCGGCTGCGATGGCGAAGTGACCTCGCAAGGCTTCCAGGACGCCCGCCAGTTCCTGCGCCTCATAGAGGGTTGGAGTACCGCCCCCGAAGTAGACGGTCGAGATCGGCAGCGGCGGCGACTGCGCAATCTCGGCTGCGAGCGCCTGCAGATAGAGATGGCGCTCTGCGTCTGAGGCCACACCCGAATTGAAGTCGCAGTAAGCGCACTTGCGCCGGCAATAGGGAAAGTGGACGTATAGCCCACGCTCGGTAGTCATATCACGAGAGACACGCGGGCCAGGACACCCTCGCGTCCTGGCCCGTTGTTGGTAGCCGAAAAGGGCGGTGCGTCAGCCCTGGTACTAGTAGCACTGCCACCAGCATTCAGTGGCGGAGCACTTCACAGCCGAGGGCTTGTACCACTTGGCATGGCCGTCCATGAAGCCGTAGTTGGAGCCATCATTGTGGCGCTCAGAGGCCTTCGCGCTGAAATCCTTCAGCGAGAACCCGTGGGCGCTGGTTGCCATGGTGACGGCCCAGGGGCCGGCAGTGGTGTCGCCCTCGATCTCAGCGAAGCCGATGACCGTGGAGGAGTCCTCGACCATCGCCAACGACTGCCCTGCGGGCGAGGGGTTGGTGCCGCCGGTGCCATCGTGCGCGAGGTTGATGCCATAGCCAATGACGGTGGCTGCGCCGTTGCCACGGAAGCTCGGGCACTTGAAGATCTGGGAGTTCTTCACATAGGGCTTCATGAGGTCAGTCCACGGAGTGGTGGAGTTGGTCTCAGAGGGCACAAAGAGCTCGTCATAGTCCTGCGCATACATGAGGCCGCCGAGCATGATCTGCTTCACGTTCGATACGCAGTTGGACTGACGGGCCTTCTCGCGAGCCCGGGAGAACACGGGGAACAGGATGGCCGCGAGGATTGCGATGATCGCAATCACAACCAGCAACTCAATGAGCGTGAAACCTTTGCGCATCTTCTTCCTCCTGGACGCTG from Armatimonadia bacterium includes these protein-coding regions:
- the hemW gene encoding radical SAM family heme chaperone HemW — encoded protein: MTTERGLYVHFPYCRRKCAYCDFNSGVASDAERHLYLQALAAEIAQSPPLPISTVYFGGGTPTLYEAQELAGVLEALRGHFAIAADAEITVEANPGTVALASLRLLRQAGFNRLSLGVQSLDDTELRLLGRVHTSTEAREAIAAARESGFDNLSLDLMRGLPGQTASQWESVLTQAVALSPNHLSVYGLILEPDTPLREQVEAGLLPTPEEEDAADWIRWTVDALAEAGYERYEISNYAQPGHRCRHNLLYWRDGEYVGLGAGAVSYLSGERRRNLVKATDYLAAALEQRGLVADSERLDPDTACGEAVMLGLRTTEGIAPQELTRRFGVDLRQRHKDLIARLVAGGLMLDDGVRLRLTFEGMLVQSAIACEFLP
- a CDS encoding prepilin-type N-terminal cleavage/methylation domain-containing protein, translating into MRKGFTLIELLVVIAIIAILAAILFPVFSRAREKARQSNCVSNVKQIMLGGLMYAQDYDELFVPSETNSTTPWTDLMKPYVKNSQIFKCPSFRGNGAATVIGYGINLAHDGTGGTNPSPAGQSLAMVEDSSTVIGFAEIEGDTTAGPWAVTMATSAHGFSLKDFSAKASERHNDGSNYGFMDGHAKWYKPSAVKCSATECWWQCY